In Lutra lutra chromosome 6, mLutLut1.2, whole genome shotgun sequence, the following are encoded in one genomic region:
- the LOC125101722 gene encoding ribosomal protein L18-like, translating into MGVDIRHNKDRKVRRKEPKSQDIYLRLLVKLYRFLARRTNSTFNQVVLKRLFMSRTNRPPLSLSGMIRKMKLPGRENKTAVVVGTITDDVRVQEVPKLKVCALRVSSRARSCILKAGGKILTFDQLALDSPKGCGTVLLSGPRKGREVYRHFGKAPGTPHSHTKPYVRSKGRKFERARGRRASRGYKN; encoded by the coding sequence ATGGGGGTCGACATCCGTCACAACAAGGACCGAAAGGTTCGGCGCAAGGAGCCCAAGAGCCAGGACATCTACCTGAGGCTGTTGGTCAAGTTGTACAGGTTTCTGGCCAGACGAACCAACTCCACCTTTAACCAAGTCGTGTTGAAGAGGTTGTTCATGAGTCGCACCAACCGGCCGCCTCTGTCCCTGTCCGGGATGATCCGGAAGATGAAGCTGCCCGGCCGGGAAAACAAAACCGCTGTCGTTGTAGGGACCATAACCGACGACGTGCGGGTCCAGGAGGTGCCCAAACTGAAGGTGTGCGCACTGCGTGTGAGCAGCCGTGCCCGGAGCTGCATCCTCAAAGCTGGAGGCAAGATCCTCACCTTTGACCAGTTGGCCCTGGACTCCCCCAAGGGCTGTGGCACTGTCTTGCTGTCTGGGCCACGCAAGGGCCGAGAGGTGTACAGGCATTTTGGCAAGGCTCCCGGAACCCCACATAGTCACACCAAACCCTACGTGAGATCCAAGGGCCGGAAGTTCGAGCGCGCCAGAGGCCGGAGGGCCAGCCGAGGCTACAAAAACTAA